In Nicotiana tabacum cultivar K326 chromosome 21, ASM71507v2, whole genome shotgun sequence, one DNA window encodes the following:
- the LOC107809336 gene encoding uncharacterized protein LOC107809336, translating into MKEAQMIEYFLQAQDPDYLYYMLAAIGKPFAEAIKISEIVENGIKSGKIVSQAALKATTQAIQSGSGSFGNRKKKEEGSMMASGFGGVQRGIAPSYVQFQQGKSNSPQHYYLPQGPQYSIPLQRYKVFNAQAYARPPNHQQWRSLIPQGSRQLRPNFQAPYNPHPRQEYVREQETKKEFTPIGKSYTSLFRKLMQLKLIEPIMPRYVNPNSKGFDLNARCEYHSNTQGHSTENCWTLKKAIENLIEAKAIVVTNNEDTPDITNNPLPTHDNTHFIGMICDDQDYKKPGKTEMVVKTIGPEPKVIVSPPQLAPLIVKGASSSLNLAGSEKTILYVPRSTKKVEVQLGGTKLYIPGGIQKIIPNNSLRNITEPVVIRPVAQLLVTNTKAIPWNYNKTVMTYKGKEIVEEPCEMGGLTRSGRCYSPEELRKAKQARESHLPVKEPVTEKEAEEFLKKMKLQDYSIIDQLRKTPAQISLLSLLLHSEEHRRVLIKTLNEAYVSEKTTVNQLKKMAERFFEVNKITFSDDDLPEEGAGHTRALHLTVKCEGHYVK; encoded by the coding sequence ATGAAAGAGGCACAAATGATTGAGTATTTTCTCCAAGCTCAGGATCCTGATTACCTCTATTACATGTTGGCCGCCATTGGTAAACCTTTCGCTGAGGCGATTAAGATTAGTGAAATAGTTGAGAATGGCATAAAGTCAGGCAAAATTGTGAGTCAGGCAGCCCTTAAGGCGACCACACAAGCAATTCAAAGCGGGTCAGGCAGTTTTGGAAATCGAAAAAAGAAGGAGGAAGGATCCATGATGGCATCTGGGTTCGGGGGAGTTCAAAGAGGAATAGCTCCTTCTTACGTGCAATTCCAACAAGGAAAATCCAATTCTCCTCAACATTATTATCTGCCTCAAGGTCCCCAATACTCAATTCCCCTGCAACGATACAAAGTGTTTAATGCTCAGGCTTACGCTAGGCCTCCCAATCACCAACAATGGAGGTCACTGATTCCACAAGGCTCCCGTCAACTCCGGCCGAATTTTCAGGCACCATATAATCCTCATCCACGACAAGAATATGTGAGAGAACAAGAGACAAAGAAAGAGTTCACCCCAATTGGAAAATCGTATACAAGCCTATTTCGAAAGTTGATGCAGTTGAAGTTGATTGAACCTATTATGCCGCGTTATGTGAATCcaaattcaaaaggttttgacTTAAATGCAAGATGTGAGTATCACTCTAACACCCAAGGGCATAGTACTGAAAATTGTTGGACATTAAAGAAAGCCATTGAAAATTTGATTGAAGCAAAGGCAATTGTGGTAACAAACAATGAGGATACTCCTGATATCACAAACAATCCGCTCCCAACTCATGATAATAcacattttattgggatgatttgtgatgatcaGGATTATAAGAAGCCTGGCAAGACAGAGATGGTTGTTAAAACCATAGGGCCAGAACCAAAAGTGATAGTGAGCCCGCCGCAATTAGcaccgttgattgtgaaaggtgCGAGTTCTAGTTTGAACTTGGCAGGTTCTGAAAAGACGATTCTCTATGTTCCTAGAAGCACAAAAAAGGTTGAGGTCCAATTGGGTGGGACAAAACTTTACATCCCCGGGGGCATTCAAAAGATCATTCCGAATAATAGTTTGAGGAATATAACAGAGCCAGTCGTGATCCGACCTGTTGCCCAACTCCTAGTGACAAACACAAAAGCTATTCCCTGGAATTATAACAAGACTGtcatgacatacaaaggaaaagagatagttgAAGAACCATGTGAAATGGGGGGCTTGACCCGCTCTGGAAGGTGTTATTCACCAGAGGAATTGAGAAAAGCTAAGCAAGCCAGGGAAAGTCACTTGCCAGTGAAAGAACCCGTTACAGAAAAAGAAGCGGAGGAATTCCTTAAGAAGATGAAATTGCAAgactactcaatcattgaccaactaaggaaaactcctgctcagatatctttGTTATCTCTGCTTTTGCATTCAGAAGAGCATCGTCGTGTGTTGATCAAAACTTTGAACGAGGCATATGTCTCAGAAAAGACAACGGTGAATCAACTAAAAAAAATGGCTGAAAGATTCTTTGAAGTAAACAAAATTACTTTCAGCGATGATGATTTGCCTGAGGAAGGGGCTGGCCACACTAGAGCTTTGCATCttacggtcaaatgtgaagggcaTTACGTAAAATGA